A single Anopheles funestus chromosome 2RL, idAnoFuneDA-416_04, whole genome shotgun sequence DNA region contains:
- the LOC125761405 gene encoding serine protease 27-like has protein sequence MSIRTGRIRVCLLPSSVTVLLALLLPATPTSVAYQCFCGVRRAQNETIYPDIPIEPGEWPWHTLIYYWSGSRLDPPAKICEGALIDERFVLAAAHCLTVRGSTDGELLPAEQLVVHVGVVSVQQDNERSRRFQVRNVTVEDESDLALIELQVSEPRTVPKLIPDVSLSSEEGSGEEVQQELLPTVDSGWKPIPVCLVDALDLTSLYGTEMYILNQSQRNRLGGYEPVRLVLDEFLLCSGSTLAMKSRSINGTTVSFTIKDLNLPSNDRGTALYFKHQGTWSLLGFTVSRATRQWTPGSVCLPNDIISFDCLYPALDWVMENFADTNS, from the exons ATGTCCATCCGCACCGGACGGATACGCGTGTGTCTCTTACCGTCATCAGTGACCGTACTGTTGGCACTGTTACTACCGGCAACTCCAACATCCGTGGCCTACCAGTGCTTCTGTGGTGTTCGGCGTGCACAGAACGAAACCATCTATCCGGACATACCGATCGAACCGGGCGAATGGCCCTGGCACACACTCATCTACTATTGGTCCGGATCGCGACTTGATCCACCGGCCAAAATCTGTGAGGGAGCACTCATCGATGAGCGCTTTGTGTTGGCCGCAGCTCACTGTTTGACCGTACGTGGAAGTACCGACGGTGAGCTACTTCCAGCCGAACAACTCGTAGTCCATGTCGGAGTCGTATCGGTGCAGCAGGATAATGAGCGATCGAGACGGTTCCAGGTACGCAACGTTACCGTGGAGGACGAATCAGATTTAGCGCTGATCGAACTACAAGTAAGTGAACCTCGCACGGTCCCGAAACTGATACCAGATGTAAGCCTCTCCAGTGAGGAAGGTAGTGGCGAAGAAGTACAACAAGAGCTGCTGCCAACGGTGGACAGTGGCTGGAAACCCATCCCCGTCTGTCTGGTTGATGCGCTCGATCTGACCTCACTGTACGGGACGGAAATGTACATACTCAACCAAAGCCAACGAAACCGGCTCGGCGGTTACGAACCGGTACGTCTAGTGCTGGACGAATTCCTGCTATGCTCCGGATCTACGCTCGCCATGAAGTCACGGTCCATCAATGGTACGACCGTTTCCTTCACCATCAAAG ATCTCAACCTACCCAGCAACGATCGGGGGACGGCACTCTACTTCAAGCATCAGGGCACGTGGAGCCTGCTCGGTTTTACCGTGtcccgggcgacccgtcaatGGACGCCCGGGTCCGTCTGTCTGCCGAACGACATCATTTCCTTCGATTGTCTCTATCCGGCACTGGACTGGGTGATGGAAAACTTTGCCGACACCAACAGCTAA